Genomic segment of Syntrophorhabdaceae bacterium:
ATAAAAAAGATAGAGCGTCTCGCGAAGATCTCAAAGGACAAGGGCGAAACGGAGATGGAACTCCTCCTCAGGGTGAGACGCTATCTTGAGGCGGGGCGCTTTGTGGTCATGGAGGATTTTGACGGGAATGAGCAGCAGGTCCTCGGGACCTTCGACCTCATAACGACAAAACCGCTCTTCTACATTGCGAACGTCGATGAAGAGGGCCTGGCGAACATCCCGGAGCCGGCGATCGAAGAGGCCGCCGGAAAGAGGGGCCGGGAGGTTGTCTACATCTGCGGCAAACTGGAGCAGGACCTCAGCGCCCTGGCGGAGAATGAGAGGGCCTCTTACATGGAGCTCTATGATATGAAGGAGTTCTCCATTGAGAAGATCATTCATATCGGGTACCATATCCTCGACCTCATCACGTTCTACACGATCGTGGGCAAGGAGATGCGTGCCTGGACCATCCCCAGGGGAACAACGTGCTCCAGGGCCGCCGGCAAGATCCATACAGACATGGAAAAGGGTTTTATACGGGCCGAAGTGATCAATATCGACGATTTCCTCACCTGCGGCAGCGAACACGCTGCCCGCGAAAAGGGCCTCCTGAGACTGGAGGGCCGCGACTACGTCGTAGGGGACGGAGATATCCTCCACATACGGTTCAACGTATGACCGGGAAGGACAGTCTCAGGTTCCAGGCTTCAGATGTTCCTTCCCTGTTCCAGCGCGTTCTTCATGAAACCGCATTTTATGTCCGGCTGGATATATTCGTGATCGGTTTCGGTGACGGGAAAGAATACAAGCAGCGCCTCCCGGAGGGTTATCTTTATGTCGGGAAGGAGGGGCAGGACCTTTCTCTTGTTGATGCCAAGGTCGGCTATGATCGTTATCAGGCTGTCGAGGGCATCCTGAACGGTGAGGTTAACGGGATGGATAGGCGCGTCAGGCAGCCTGTCCTCAAATCCACCGGAGAAATTGGCGATTGTAAACTGCTTTGACATGCGCCGATAGACGGCCGGACTCATCCTGAACGCGGGCGCCCAGAAGAAGAATGGAGGTTCTTCCCAACCCGGCTGTATGACCCTTGGGAGGTTTCCAAGTCGTACCAGGTCTGCGTAACAATCCAGTTCCAAACCCTCGATATCAACTCGGAGCCGCCAGAAAGGCAGATATTGGCGCGCGGATCCCCGCGTGGCCTTCTTCGACAGGGCCGTTGCGAAACCGACGCGCCTGAGGGCCTGCCCATCCGTTCCCCAGGCGGAGTTACATGTATTGCACAAGAGGACGCAACTGTCTCTTTCGGCCAGCGTGTTCCAGCCGCACTGGGGGCACAGGGTTGGCAGGAAGTCTACTGCCCAGCCGCCGGAGAAGACCTCGTACGGAAATGATTCATACAAGGGAGGGCTCCCATGGAGCGGTTCGTTGAGTATGCCGTCCCAAAAACGGTGGTTGCGGACGAACATCGGCGCGTAGATAAGGCTCATTGAATCGGCGATAAACGCTTCGTGGTAGATCCGCTCCTCTTTCAATTCCTTTCTCGTTACGGGGATCTCCGCATAGTCTCCCTGCGTGCCGCGCCGGACGAAACGGGTCTCGTGAAGCGTCACCGTTTCGTAGACCACGTCGTGTTGTGTTTTCACGGACGACTTGTCAAAAGGAATGCTCGGCGGGATGAATCTGGTATTGGCCGCTGGCCGTGCGAGGTGCAGTTTCAGTGTTTGTGGCCGCAGTCCCAGGGTTTGCGCGAAATGTTTACTCTCGATGGCAAGGAAGGTTTTGTCTATGATCCCGTTCGCTATCCCGCTTGTCTTGCACGTGTAATGCACACCCCTGAAACGCCAGTAGGGCACGTAGATGACCTCTTCAAGGAAGGGGTCCGAGGGTGAGAAGCAATATCGGAAATAATCCCGGGGCTGCATGCAGAGTCTCGTCTTGCAGAAATTGCAGGTAAGCAGCCTGTCGGTCTCTTCGAGGACGACCGGGGCGCCGCACTGGGGACAGAGGTGCTCGATCTGCATGACCGTCAGATCTTTTCCCCGCAGTGGTTGCAGAAGACTGATTCTGAAAGGTTGTCAGTTCCGCAATGAGGGCACTTCAGAGGTTCTTCCTTTGCCGTTGCACTCTGACCGCAGGAAGGACAAAAGCTCGCCCGTGCGGGGAGGTTCTTGCCGCACTTCGGGCATTGAGAGATCACAAGCAAATGGTGGCCGCAGGACTGACAGAACTGGGCATCTTTTCCGATGGGGTTCTGACACTCCGGGCACTTGATCACATCGACGGGTTGAGACGCCCCCTTGAGGGTTTCCGCATACATGGCGGGCATCATGAAGCCAAGTCCCATACCGAGACCGGCGCCTGCCTGGCTGGGGTTCTGCGCGGCGCTTTCCATGGCCATGGCGGTCTTCATCCTGAGGAGTTTGTTGAGATCGTCGAAGACGGCGAGTCTGCTCTTGTCGTCGATGGCCTGCTGGACCTCCTGGGGTGGAGTGATGGAGTTGATATAAAGGCCTGAAAGCTGGATGCCAAAATGGGAGAAATCCTTTTCCAGCACCCCCGTCAGTCCTGCCGAAATGGCATCGTATTTCCCCGGCAGATTGAGAAGGCTATCGAGGTTGTCGCCGAGATAGTCGTTGAAACGGGAAAGTATGACCTTCCCCAGGTAGTCCTGGATATCCTCGACGGTGTAAGATGCCTTTGTTCCCACGAGGGTGTTGATGAAGAGCGACGGTTGGATCACCCTGATATTGAACATACCGAAGGCGCGCAGCCTGACGAGTCCCAGCGTGGAATCCTTGAATGCGACGGGATCCCTCGTTCCCCAGGGGAGGTTGGTGAACGTTTTCGTATTGATAAAACAGACCTCAGCGCGAAGGGGACTCGTAAAGCCCCAGGGAAGACTCAGCAGCTTCGTGATAATGGGTATATTGAGGGTGGAGAGCGTGTAGCGCCCGGCGCCTACCGCATCGTACGCCTTCCCTTCATAAAAGAATATCGCCGCCTGGCTTTCGCGAACGGTAAGCTGCGCCCCGTACTTGATATCTCCCGACCCTTCCTCGGGTATCCTGTGGGCGATCTCCATGCCCGTGTCGTCAAACCATTCAATTACTTCGAGAAAATTTCCCATACCAGCCCCCTGTGGTTTTTCTCGAAAACTTACTATGGGCGGGAAAGGATGTCAATGACGGAGCGCACAGAGAGAGGCGATAGACGAGAGATGATAGGTGATAGGAAAGAATCTTTTGCCCGTCTCCTATCCGTATCTTCCCGTAATGTACCCTTCAGTCCGTTCATCATGGGGGGAAGTGAATATCTGGGAGGTGTCGCCGAATTCCACGAGGTCGCCGAGGAGCATGAAGCCCGTATGGTCGGAGACGCGGGCGGCCTGCTGCATGTTGTGGGTGACGATGAGGATGGTGTAGCGCTCCTTTAATTCCATCATGAGTTCCTCGATCCTCATCGTGGCTATGGGGTCGAGGGCGGAGCAGGGCTCGTCGAGGAGAATTATTTCAGGTTCAACCGTGAGGAGGCGGGCGACGCAAAGGCGCTGTTTCATCTCTTCGGAGAGCTCGAGAGCGGGCGTATGGAGCTTGTTTTCCAACTCTTCCAGGAGGCCGACGGAGTGAAGACAGCGGTCGACGATCTCCCGCCAGCCGCGTCTGTTTCCCATGCCGTGGACCTTGAGGCCGTAGACCATGTTTTCGTATACGGTAAAGGGAAAGGGATTGGGACGTTGAAAGACCATGCCCACCTTTTTTCTCAGATTGATGATGTCGATCTCTTCCAATCTCTCGTCATGCACATAGATATTGCCCTCGATGCGGACATCTTCCTGGAGGTCATTCATACGGTTGAAACAGCGAAGAAGGGTTGATTTTCCGCATCCCGACGGGCCGATGAGCGCCGTTATGGCATTGGAGTATACCTGAAAGTCCACGTCTTTCAGGGCGTGGAAATCTCCATAATAGAGATTGAGCCCCTTCGTTCGCAAAGCGAATGTATCCATCATCCGAACTTTCCCTGTATGTAGTCTTCTGTCTTCGTCTCGGCAGGCGCAGTGAAGACCTTTTCCGTCGTGTTGTACTCGATAAGTTCACCGAGATAGAAGAAGGCCGAAAAGTCGCTTATCCGGGCGATCTGTTTCGTATTGTTGGATACGAGGATGATCGTGTAGTCGGATTTCAATTCGCTCAACGCGTCCTCTATCTTGGCTGTCGAGATGGGGTCCAGGCCGGAGCATGGTTCATCGAGGAGGATGATCTCCGGTTTCAGCGCCAGGGTGCGCGCAAGACAAAGCCTCTGCTGCTGTCCTCCGGAAAGCTTCAGCGCGGATGTGCCGAGCCTGTCCTTCACCTCGTCCCAGAGGAAGGCCTTTTTCAGGCTCTCCTCAGTGATATGGTGGAGATTGGTGCGGTCGCTTATCCCTTTGAGCCTCGGTCCATAGGCGATATTCTCAAATATGGAGCGGGGAAGGGGGATGGGGACGGCGAAAACGGTGCCGACGCGTCTTCGCAGTTCTATGGGGTTGATGCTCCCGTCGAGGATGCTCGTTCCGTCTATGGCCGCGTCGCCATCGATCCTGACGTTGTTCTCAAAGTCGATCATGCGGTTGAGGACGGAAATGAGGGTGGACTTGCCGCTTCCGGAAGGCCCCATGAAACCGGTGATAGTATTCCTGTGAACGGTGATGGTAACATTCTTCAGCACCTCTACCTTGCCGAAGGATACTCTTAATCTGTCTGTTGAGATCTTTGGTTCCATATATCCCTGTTATGAATATCGCGCAATGGCCCTGTTCATGATGTAATACGCCAGTATGTTGATGAGCAGGATGCTCAGTACAAGCACCACCGCGGTGCCGTACGCCTTCTCCATGGATATGCCCTCGCGGGCCAGGATGTAAAAGTGGACCGCCATGGTCCTGCCCGAGTCCATGAGGGAAAGGGGGAGCCTCAGTGAACTGCCCATGGTGAAGATGATAGCCGCCGTTTCACCAACGGCGCGCCCGATGCTGAGCATGATTCCCGTCAGTATCCCCGGCATGGCGGCAGGGAGAACCACCTTCTTTATCGTTTCCCATTTGCTTGCGCTCAAGGAGTAGCTGACTATTCTGAGTTGCCGGGGCACGGCCCTTATCGCCTCCTCGGATGTCCTGATGATGGTGGGGAGGATCATGATGGTCATCGTGAGAACGCCTGCGAGCAGAGACCAGCCCATCTTCAGCTTTATCACGAAAAAGATAAAACCGAAAAGGCCATAGAGGATCGACGGGATTCCCGCAAGAGATTCGACGCCGAAGCGGATGAATTTCGTAAAGAGGGACTCCTTCGTATATTCCGTGAGGAATATCGCAGTCCCGAGACCGAGAGGGGTGGCCAGAAGGATGGACAAAAGGGCGAGTTGTATGGTTCCCACGATCGAGGGGAAGATGCCGCCCTCCCTTCCCATGTCCTCGGGAAAGGAAAAGATGAACGCGAAATTGGTATGCGGGAAGCCCTTGAAGAAGATTATCGCCACGATGACGATGAGTATCCCGACAGTGAAGAATGCCTGTACGTTGAGTCCCATCCTGACGAACCGGTTGATTATCCGAGGATTGATTCTCATTTGGCGATTTTCCTCTTTATGCCGAAGTTAGCGATATAATTGAGTATCATGATTATGAGCATGAGGACCACACCCGTCGAGAAGAGCGCGAGGCGATGGTCGCCGGTGGCGTACGCGAGTTCCAGGGCGATATTGCCCGTCAATGTCCTCAACGGGTCGAGGATACTTGTAGGTATCTTGAGGGCGTTGCCGGCGATCATGATGACCGCCATCGTCTCTCCTATCGCCCTTCCCATGCCGAGGATGAAACTTGCCAGTATGCCGGATTTCGCGGAGGGAATGATGACCTTGTAGATGGTCTGCCATTTCGTAGCGCCCATCGCAGCCGAGCCTTCACGATAGGTCTTGGGGACGCTGACAAGGGCGTCGAAGGAGATGCTGATGATGGTGGGCAGGATCATGACGCCGAGAACAAGGGATGTGGATATGAGAGAGAATCCGGATCCCCCGAGATAATTTCTGACGAGAGGGACGATATAGATGACGCCGAGGAAGCCGAAGACAACGGAAGGAATGCCGGCAAGCAATTCAATGGCCGGCTTGAGAAGCATCTTTGTCTTCTTCCCCGCGTACTCGGAGAGATAGATGGCACAGGAAAGACCCATGGGAGCACCGATGAGGAGGGCCCCGGTAGTGACGAGAAAGGACGATATGATCATCGGGAAGATGCCGAAATGACCCTTGGTTGGCGCCCACTTCATCCCGAAGATGATCTCTTTGACCCCCACCTTAAGGAAGAGGGGCAGACCCTCGGCAAGGATGAAGATGAAGATGAGAAAGAGGAAAAGAAGTGATGAAAGCGCAAAGGCTACGAGCACCCACTTGACGAAGCGCTCCTTGACTACCGCTCTGTCAATCATAAAACCCCACGAGTCCTTCGTTCTTGAGGATCTGTTGCCCTTCCCCGGAAAGGACATAGTCGATGAACTGCGTGGTCCTGGGGTCCGGCTCCCCGTTGGTCACGTAAAGAAAAGGCCGTACTATCTTGTAGCGGCCCGACTTGATGGTCTTGATGGAGGGGCTGACGCCGTCGATGGCAACGGGTTTCACGTTCTTGCCCACCAGGCCCATGGATATATACCCTATGGCATAAGGGTCGGTCGCGACGACCTCCTTGACGGATCCGTTGGAGTCCTGCACCATGGTGCCGTCGTCTATCTCGGCACCTTTCATGATCAGGTCCTCAAATGCGCCCCGTGTACCTGATCCTTCCTCACGGGACACCGCGTCTATCCTTCTGTCAACCCATCCCATCTGTCGCCAGTTCGAGATGCGGCCACTGAATATCCGGCGTATCTCGTCGAGGCTCAAT
This window contains:
- a CDS encoding SPFH domain-containing protein, which codes for MGNFLEVIEWFDDTGMEIAHRIPEEGSGDIKYGAQLTVRESQAAIFFYEGKAYDAVGAGRYTLSTLNIPIITKLLSLPWGFTSPLRAEVCFINTKTFTNLPWGTRDPVAFKDSTLGLVRLRAFGMFNIRVIQPSLFINTLVGTKASYTVEDIQDYLGKVILSRFNDYLGDNLDSLLNLPGKYDAISAGLTGVLEKDFSHFGIQLSGLYINSITPPQEVQQAIDDKSRLAVFDDLNKLLRMKTAMAMESAAQNPSQAGAGLGMGLGFMMPAMYAETLKGASQPVDVIKCPECQNPIGKDAQFCQSCGHHLLVISQCPKCGKNLPARASFCPSCGQSATAKEEPLKCPHCGTDNLSESVFCNHCGEKI
- the ychF gene encoding redox-regulated ATPase YchF produces the protein MSFSCGFVGLPNSGKSTIFNALTALAVPCQPYPFCTIDPNVGVVPVPDGRLFGLADLLKPEKVTQTTIEFVDIAGLIKDAHKGEGLGNRFLSHIRNVDAIGHVIRAFNSGQVPHVYADIDPARDMDIVETEIIISDLEIVEDRIKKIERLAKISKDKGETEMELLLRVRRYLEAGRFVVMEDFDGNEQQVLGTFDLITTKPLFYIANVDEEGLANIPEPAIEEAAGKRGREVVYICGKLEQDLSALAENERASYMELYDMKEFSIEKIIHIGYHILDLITFYTIVGKEMRAWTIPRGTTCSRAAGKIHTDMEKGFIRAEVINIDDFLTCGSEHAAREKGLLRLEGRDYVVGDGDILHIRFNV
- the pstA gene encoding phosphate ABC transporter permease PstA; translated protein: MRINPRIINRFVRMGLNVQAFFTVGILIVIVAIIFFKGFPHTNFAFIFSFPEDMGREGGIFPSIVGTIQLALLSILLATPLGLGTAIFLTEYTKESLFTKFIRFGVESLAGIPSILYGLFGFIFFVIKLKMGWSLLAGVLTMTIMILPTIIRTSEEAIRAVPRQLRIVSYSLSASKWETIKKVVLPAAMPGILTGIMLSIGRAVGETAAIIFTMGSSLRLPLSLMDSGRTMAVHFYILAREGISMEKAYGTAVVLVLSILLINILAYYIMNRAIARYS
- a CDS encoding phosphate ABC transporter substrate-binding protein — protein: MLLRKWVIILPLIATLLSCSGTFNDKSGRKHTITIAGSTSVMPFTEKLAEHFMVDHKGFIVDVQGGGSTAGIQATINNTVELGMSSRGLKNEEKRLSTITICYDGIAIVVHPDNPIGTLSLDEIRRIFSGRISNWRQMGWVDRRIDAVSREEGSGTRGAFEDLIMKGAEIDDGTMVQDSNGSVKEVVATDPYAIGYISMGLVGKNVKPVAIDGVSPSIKTIKSGRYKIVRPFLYVTNGEPDPRTTQFIDYVLSGEGQQILKNEGLVGFYD
- a CDS encoding phosphate ABC transporter ATP-binding protein, producing MEPKISTDRLRVSFGKVEVLKNVTITVHRNTITGFMGPSGSGKSTLISVLNRMIDFENNVRIDGDAAIDGTSILDGSINPIELRRRVGTVFAVPIPLPRSIFENIAYGPRLKGISDRTNLHHITEESLKKAFLWDEVKDRLGTSALKLSGGQQQRLCLARTLALKPEIILLDEPCSGLDPISTAKIEDALSELKSDYTIILVSNNTKQIARISDFSAFFYLGELIEYNTTEKVFTAPAETKTEDYIQGKFG
- the pstC gene encoding phosphate ABC transporter permease subunit PstC, which encodes MIDRAVVKERFVKWVLVAFALSSLLFLFLIFIFILAEGLPLFLKVGVKEIIFGMKWAPTKGHFGIFPMIISSFLVTTGALLIGAPMGLSCAIYLSEYAGKKTKMLLKPAIELLAGIPSVVFGFLGVIYIVPLVRNYLGGSGFSLISTSLVLGVMILPTIISISFDALVSVPKTYREGSAAMGATKWQTIYKVIIPSAKSGILASFILGMGRAIGETMAVIMIAGNALKIPTSILDPLRTLTGNIALELAYATGDHRLALFSTGVVLMLIIMILNYIANFGIKRKIAK
- the pstB gene encoding phosphate ABC transporter ATP-binding protein PstB; translated protein: MMDTFALRTKGLNLYYGDFHALKDVDFQVYSNAITALIGPSGCGKSTLLRCFNRMNDLQEDVRIEGNIYVHDERLEEIDIINLRKKVGMVFQRPNPFPFTVYENMVYGLKVHGMGNRRGWREIVDRCLHSVGLLEELENKLHTPALELSEEMKQRLCVARLLTVEPEIILLDEPCSALDPIATMRIEELMMELKERYTILIVTHNMQQAARVSDHTGFMLLGDLVEFGDTSQIFTSPHDERTEGYITGRYG